The following proteins are encoded in a genomic region of Sulfurimonas sp. HSL3-7:
- a CDS encoding HAD-IIB family hydrolase yields MMNKVYITDLDHTFLRSDLSVSDFTRKIWNAKAKESTLSIATARSFYAAMKYLPGLTFNAPMILLDGTLIATPERKIIDAKFIDTAAANDLIAEAIRFDNIHPFVIGLKNDNLDESFDFPRTKTPTQEKVLLNYRDDISLREFDHIVAKERTFKVVYMASKERLVALTEHLKGIYGDTFHFKLSPENYTGDYFLTILHPLGDKAHALKKVCDVLGRPLEDVTVFGDSINDIGMFRLAGMSAAVANALAETKAVAKTVLPHSNDEDAVAHYLKSTMK; encoded by the coding sequence ATGATGAACAAGGTCTACATCACCGACCTCGACCACACCTTCTTAAGAAGCGACCTGAGCGTCAGCGACTTTACCCGAAAGATCTGGAACGCCAAAGCGAAGGAGTCCACCCTTTCCATCGCCACCGCCAGAAGTTTCTACGCCGCCATGAAATACCTTCCCGGCCTGACCTTCAACGCCCCGATGATCCTGCTTGACGGCACGCTGATCGCGACACCCGAACGAAAGATCATTGACGCCAAGTTTATCGACACCGCCGCTGCGAACGATCTCATCGCCGAAGCGATCCGCTTCGACAACATCCACCCCTTTGTCATCGGCCTCAAAAACGACAACCTCGACGAGAGCTTCGACTTTCCCCGCACAAAAACACCCACGCAGGAGAAGGTGCTTCTCAACTACAGGGACGATATCAGTCTGAGGGAGTTTGACCATATCGTTGCCAAAGAGCGGACCTTCAAGGTGGTCTATATGGCCTCAAAAGAGCGGCTGGTCGCCCTGACCGAACACCTAAAAGGGATCTACGGTGACACCTTCCACTTCAAACTCTCTCCGGAGAACTACACCGGCGACTACTTCCTCACCATCCTTCACCCCCTCGGCGACAAGGCCCATGCCCTCAAAAAGGTGTGCGACGTTCTCGGCCGTCCGCTCGAGGATGTCACCGTTTTCGGCGACAGCATCAACGATATCGGGATGTTCAGGCTTGCCGGGATGTCGGCAGCGGTGGCCAACGCGCTCGCAGAGACCAAGGCCGTCGCCAAGACCGTCCTGCCACACAGCAACGACGAGGATGCCGTGGCACACTACCTGAAATCAACAATGAAGTGA